The genomic segment CCCGTCCATGATAAAAGGGGCCAAACTTCACAAGCATTAGCCTTCACTCCCTCCCTGAAACGTGAGAGAATCGAGCTCACCCTCGATACGCAGTTCTGTCGCCAGAACCGTCTTTAAGATAAAGCCGCGACCCGTTAAACAGAGTTCCCCTTCAAGCGTACTTAAACGGATTTCCTC from the Desulfitobacterium metallireducens DSM 15288 genome contains:
- a CDS encoding YabP/YqfC family sporulation protein, translated to MFDKLSKNVGEALDFPPDVAGNGPKITITGRQEVLVENYQDIVEFTTEEIRLSTLEGELCLTGRGFILKTVLATELRIEGELDSLTFQGGSEG